A part of Vibrio sp. B1FLJ16 genomic DNA contains:
- the ispC gene encoding 1-deoxy-D-xylulose-5-phosphate reductoisomerase, which yields MQKLTILGATGSIGASTLKVVEQNPEQFSVVALAAGTNVEKMAALCQKWQPKYAVMADKKAAVALKSELTIAAPGTEVLGGIDALCHVASLTEIDSVMAAIVGAAGLLPTMAAVKAGKRVLLANKEALVMSGQLFIDAVEQYGAELLPVDSEHNAIFQCLPQQVQTSLGRCDLNEHGISHILLTGSGGPFRYTDIAELDRVTPAQAIAHPNWSMGPKISVDSATMMNKGLEYIEAKWLFNAAREQLEVIIHPQSVIHSMVQYRDGSVLAQMGEPDMATPIALTMSYPSRVDAGVKPLDFTRVGELTFLQPDFDRYPCLKLAIDACYEGQHATTALNAANEVSVDAFLNNRLGFTDIARINASVLNKISASYKSEYVKSLESLLELDRMARTIALELIRERG from the coding sequence ATGCAAAAGTTAACGATTCTAGGTGCTACAGGCTCCATCGGAGCAAGTACACTTAAAGTGGTCGAACAGAATCCAGAACAGTTTTCTGTGGTCGCACTAGCAGCGGGCACAAACGTCGAAAAGATGGCAGCACTTTGTCAAAAATGGCAGCCTAAATATGCAGTAATGGCGGATAAGAAAGCGGCAGTTGCCCTGAAATCTGAACTGACTATTGCGGCTCCGGGAACGGAAGTTCTTGGTGGCATCGATGCTCTTTGTCATGTTGCGTCATTAACTGAAATCGACAGTGTAATGGCTGCGATCGTTGGTGCGGCTGGCTTACTCCCAACAATGGCGGCAGTGAAAGCGGGCAAACGGGTACTACTGGCAAACAAAGAAGCTCTCGTGATGTCCGGGCAACTGTTTATTGATGCGGTAGAGCAATACGGTGCGGAGTTGCTTCCTGTTGACAGCGAGCATAATGCTATTTTTCAATGCCTACCGCAGCAGGTTCAGACCAGTTTGGGTCGCTGTGACCTAAACGAACACGGTATTTCTCATATTTTGCTGACTGGTTCTGGTGGTCCGTTCCGATACACAGATATCGCAGAACTGGACCGTGTTACTCCGGCACAAGCGATTGCACATCCTAACTGGTCTATGGGGCCGAAAATTTCGGTCGACTCAGCAACTATGATGAATAAAGGTCTAGAGTACATAGAGGCAAAGTGGTTGTTTAATGCTGCACGTGAGCAACTTGAGGTGATTATTCACCCACAGTCAGTTATCCATTCAATGGTACAGTACCGTGATGGCTCGGTTTTAGCACAAATGGGCGAGCCTGATATGGCAACGCCAATTGCACTGACTATGTCATATCCGTCGCGCGTCGATGCAGGGGTTAAGCCGCTGGACTTTACTCGGGTTGGAGAACTGACTTTCTTGCAACCTGACTTCGACCGTTATCCGTGCCTTAAACTGGCGATTGATGCATGTTATGAAGGTCAGCATGCGACAACGGCACTCAATGCGGCCAACGAAGTTTCTGTTGACGCGTTCTTAAATAACCGCCTAGGTTTTACTGATATAGCTCGCATCAATGCATCTGTTTTGAATAAAATCAGTGCGAGCTACAAAAGTGAATATGTTAAGAGCTTGGAAAGCTTGTTGGAGCTAGATAGAATGGCTAGAACTATCGCCCTTGAACTCATACGCGAGCGTGGCTAA
- a CDS encoding phosphatidate cytidylyltransferase — protein sequence MKQRIITALILAPLVILGIFKLPLVGFIIALTAITLLGFWEWTQFTGSRSRIAALVPAVIITGLSYLYISPDANSLNNLTTPHYVVLGLGFVWWIVASMMAITYPNTTKTWQNSVILKHLFGMLTLLPFLWSVVILRATDIAVDPYHGAKLVLFVCFLVWAADSGAYFAGKSLGKRKMAPRVSPNKTIEGLIGGIIAALLVAWLFADWFEIQFASPVHMIVITLATVIISVLGDLVESMFKRISGIKDSSNIIPGHGGVLDRIDSLTAAFPVFALLYYIF from the coding sequence TTGAAACAAAGAATAATAACAGCACTAATTTTAGCTCCCCTGGTTATTTTAGGCATTTTTAAGTTACCCCTTGTGGGCTTTATCATCGCATTGACTGCGATAACTTTATTAGGTTTTTGGGAATGGACTCAGTTTACCGGCAGTCGCTCCCGTATTGCTGCACTGGTTCCAGCAGTCATTATCACTGGACTAAGCTACTTATACATCTCACCTGACGCCAATAGTCTCAACAATTTAACCACACCCCATTATGTTGTACTTGGTCTGGGTTTTGTCTGGTGGATTGTTGCCAGTATGATGGCGATTACTTATCCCAATACGACTAAGACCTGGCAAAATAGTGTTATTCTAAAACATCTGTTTGGTATGTTGACTTTACTTCCTTTTTTGTGGAGTGTTGTCATTCTCAGAGCGACGGATATTGCGGTAGATCCATACCACGGCGCAAAGTTAGTACTATTTGTTTGCTTCTTGGTATGGGCTGCTGATAGTGGTGCTTACTTTGCCGGTAAAAGTTTGGGCAAGCGTAAAATGGCACCACGCGTAAGCCCGAATAAAACCATTGAAGGTTTGATTGGTGGCATTATCGCAGCGCTGCTTGTTGCGTGGTTATTTGCAGATTGGTTTGAAATCCAATTTGCCAGCCCTGTTCATATGATCGTTATCACGTTAGCTACCGTTATAATTTCTGTGCTTGGTGATTTGGTTGAGAGTATGTTCAAACGCATATCAGGCATTAAAGACAGCAGCAATATCATTCCTGGGCACGGCGGCGTACTCGACCGTATCGATAGCCTAACCGCAGCATTCCCCGTATTTGCTCTTCTTTACTACATATTCTAA
- the tsf gene encoding translation elongation factor Ts: MATVTAALVKELRERTGAGMMECKKALVEANADIELAIENMRKSGAAKAAKKAGNVAAEGAIIIKEENGVAVLLEVNCQTDFVAKDGNFTAFAEEVAAAALASKATVEELQAQFEETRVALVAKIGENINIRRVQYAEGTAIASYRHGEKIGVVVAGEGDAETLKHVAMHVAASKPEYVNPEDVPAEVVAKEKEVQVEIAMNEGKPAEIAEKMVVGRMKKFTGEISLTGQAFIMEPKKTVGEMLKEKGASVSTFVRLEVGEGIEKAAEMSFAEEVAAAQKG, from the coding sequence ATGGCAACTGTAACTGCTGCTCTAGTTAAAGAACTTCGCGAGCGCACTGGCGCTGGCATGATGGAATGTAAGAAAGCGCTTGTAGAAGCAAACGCTGATATCGAACTAGCAATTGAAAACATGCGTAAATCAGGCGCAGCGAAAGCAGCTAAGAAAGCTGGTAACGTTGCAGCTGAAGGCGCAATCATCATCAAAGAAGAAAACGGCGTAGCTGTTCTTCTTGAAGTTAACTGCCAAACTGACTTCGTTGCTAAAGACGGTAACTTCACTGCGTTTGCAGAAGAAGTTGCAGCTGCAGCTCTAGCTTCAAAAGCTACAGTTGAAGAACTACAAGCTCAATTCGAAGAAACTCGCGTAGCGCTAGTAGCTAAAATCGGCGAAAACATCAACATCCGTCGCGTACAGTACGCAGAAGGTACTGCAATCGCTTCTTACCGTCACGGTGAGAAAATCGGTGTTGTTGTTGCTGGTGAAGGCGACGCAGAAACTCTTAAGCACGTTGCAATGCACGTTGCTGCATCTAAGCCAGAGTACGTTAACCCAGAAGACGTACCAGCTGAAGTAGTTGCTAAAGAGAAAGAAGTTCAAGTTGAAATCGCTATGAACGAAGGCAAGCCTGCTGAGATCGCAGAGAAGATGGTTGTTGGCCGTATGAAGAAATTCACTGGCGAAATCTCTCTAACTGGTCAAGCGTTCATCATGGAACCTAAGAAAACTGTAGGTGAAATGCTGAAAGAAAAAGGCGCTTCAGTTTCAACATTCGTTCGCCTAGAAGTGGGTGAAGGTATCGAGAAAGCTGCAGAAATGAGCTTCGCTGAAGAAGTTGCGGCGGCTCAAAAAGGTTAA
- a CDS encoding isoprenyl transferase: MENYQAFSDSLPKHIAIIMDGNGRWAKSKGKPRVFGHKKGVSAVRKTVAAASKLGIKAMTLFAFSSENWRRPEEEVGLLMELFITVLSSEVKKLHKNNLQLRVIGDVSRFSDRLQKKIAEAEKLTAQNTGLVINIAANYGGKWDITQATKAIAEKARNGEIRVEDINEQLITEHLTMADLPEVDLLIRTSGECRISNFMLWQMAYAEMYFTPEYWPEFDEDSLVEAVTWFINRERRFGCTGEQVKALMVAQ, translated from the coding sequence ATGGAAAATTATCAAGCCTTCTCTGACTCCCTTCCTAAACATATTGCTATCATCATGGACGGCAATGGTCGTTGGGCTAAATCTAAAGGTAAACCTCGTGTATTCGGCCATAAAAAGGGCGTAAGTGCTGTTCGTAAAACGGTCGCAGCGGCTTCTAAGCTTGGTATCAAGGCTATGACGCTTTTTGCATTCAGTAGCGAGAACTGGCGCCGTCCAGAGGAAGAAGTCGGTCTGCTGATGGAGCTGTTTATCACGGTTCTGTCGAGTGAAGTAAAAAAGCTTCACAAAAACAATCTGCAATTACGAGTGATTGGTGATGTAAGTCGATTTAGTGATCGCCTGCAAAAGAAAATTGCAGAAGCAGAGAAACTAACGGCGCAAAATACCGGATTGGTGATCAATATTGCAGCGAACTATGGCGGCAAATGGGACATCACGCAAGCGACTAAAGCAATAGCAGAAAAAGCACGTAACGGCGAAATACGTGTAGAAGATATTAATGAGCAGTTAATTACCGAGCATTTGACCATGGCTGATTTACCGGAAGTAGATCTGCTTATCCGCACCAGTGGTGAATGCCGCATCAGTAACTTCATGCTGTGGCAAATGGCATATGCAGAAATGTATTTTACTCCCGAGTACTGGCCTGAATTTGACGAAGACAGCTTAGTTGAAGCAGTCACTTGGTTTATTAACCGAGAGCGTCGTTTTGGCTGCACGGGTGAACAAGTAAAGGCATTGATGGTTGCTCAATAA
- the pyrH gene encoding UMP kinase yields MTTNPKPAYQRILLKLSGEALQGADGFGIDPAILDRMAQEVKELVELGVQVGVVIGGGNLFRGAGLAEAGMNRVVGDHMGMLATVMNGLAMRDALHRAYVNARVMSAIPLKGVCDDYNWADAIRELRQGRVVIFSAGTGNPFFTTDSAACLRGIEIEADVVLKATKVDGVFTADPVANPDAELYDKLSYAEVLDKELKVMDLAAFTLARDHKMPIRVFNMNKPGALRRVVMGEAEGTLINSDA; encoded by the coding sequence ATGACTACGAACCCTAAACCAGCATATCAACGTATTCTATTAAAACTAAGTGGTGAAGCTCTTCAAGGCGCAGACGGTTTTGGTATTGATCCAGCGATCCTTGATCGTATGGCACAAGAAGTGAAAGAACTTGTTGAACTAGGTGTTCAGGTTGGTGTAGTTATCGGTGGCGGTAACCTGTTCCGTGGTGCAGGTCTGGCAGAAGCTGGTATGAACCGTGTAGTAGGTGATCACATGGGAATGCTTGCTACAGTAATGAACGGCCTTGCAATGCGTGACGCACTTCACCGTGCTTATGTAAATGCTCGTGTTATGTCGGCAATTCCTCTAAAAGGTGTTTGTGACGACTATAATTGGGCTGATGCTATTCGTGAACTTCGTCAGGGCCGTGTTGTTATCTTCTCTGCAGGTACGGGAAACCCATTCTTTACAACGGATTCAGCGGCTTGTCTGCGTGGTATCGAAATCGAAGCAGACGTTGTTCTAAAAGCGACGAAAGTTGATGGTGTATTTACTGCAGACCCAGTAGCAAACCCAGACGCAGAGCTGTATGATAAGCTATCTTACGCTGAGGTTCTGGATAAAGAGCTTAAAGTAATGGATTTGGCAGCATTCACTCTTGCACGTGACCACAAAATGCCAATCCGCGTATTTAATATGAACAAGCCAGGCGCACTACGTCGCGTGGTGATGGGTGAAGCAGAAGGCACGCTGATCAATTCTGACGCATAA
- a CDS encoding OmpH family outer membrane protein → MNKMIKAAGIGLLVLSSSMFANAAEAAQQIAYVNTAQVFQALPQREVVLQKMQKDFKGKADELKSIQAQAKTKIEKLQRDGELLGQDEVEKLRIDIAKLDSEYKVKAQALDKASARREAEEKAKLFKTIQDAVEKVAKSKGYDLVIDISALQYGKPEYNISEDVIKALK, encoded by the coding sequence TTGAATAAAATGATTAAAGCGGCTGGGATTGGCCTGTTAGTACTTAGCTCATCAATGTTTGCGAACGCTGCAGAAGCGGCTCAACAAATTGCTTACGTAAACACAGCTCAAGTTTTCCAAGCTCTTCCTCAGCGTGAAGTTGTTTTGCAAAAAATGCAGAAAGACTTTAAAGGTAAAGCCGATGAACTTAAGTCTATTCAGGCTCAGGCTAAAACGAAAATTGAGAAGCTGCAGCGTGATGGTGAGCTTCTGGGTCAAGACGAAGTAGAGAAGCTACGTATTGATATTGCGAAACTCGACAGCGAATACAAAGTGAAAGCGCAAGCACTAGATAAAGCTAGCGCTCGTCGTGAAGCGGAAGAGAAAGCGAAGCTGTTTAAGACGATTCAAGACGCAGTGGAAAAAGTTGCTAAGAGCAAAGGTTACGATCTAGTTATTGATATTTCTGCACTTCAGTACGGTAAGCCAGAATACAATATCTCTGAAGACGTAATTAAAGCTCTAAAATAA
- the rseP gene encoding sigma E protease regulator RseP has translation MTGILWNLVSFIVALGILVAVHEFGHFWVARRCGVKVEKFSIGFGKPIWSKMGQDGTEYSIAMIPLGGYVKMVDSRVDEVPQHEKHLAFDQKPLWKRTSIVAAGPIFNFLFAIFAYWLVFLIGVPVVKPVIGEITPNSIVAEAGIESGMELKAISGIKTPDWESVNMGLISHIGDDLMTVTVASDTEIGSEETKTLDLRNWKFDPENESAMHSLGFKPFTPEIFTTIQQVTEGGAAEKAGVQPGDEIATIDGKTVKSWDDVVAAVRANPNTPIELTVLRDGYKQSLTLTPDSRELGNNQVIGFAGVAPKVAEWPESYRFELQFGVFESIGKAIDKTGQVVGLTISMLKKLIVGDVGLNNLSGPISIAKGAGATADYGLVYFLGFLALISVNLGIINLVPLPMLDGGHLLFFAIEAVIRRPVPERIQEMGYRIGGAIIFSLMALALFNDFTRL, from the coding sequence ATGACTGGTATTTTGTGGAATCTCGTTTCTTTTATTGTTGCCCTTGGCATTCTTGTTGCGGTGCACGAGTTTGGCCACTTTTGGGTAGCTCGCCGCTGTGGCGTAAAAGTGGAAAAATTTTCTATCGGTTTCGGTAAGCCTATCTGGAGCAAGATGGGGCAGGACGGAACGGAATACAGCATCGCAATGATCCCTCTTGGTGGTTACGTCAAAATGGTCGACAGCCGTGTAGATGAAGTACCACAACATGAAAAACATTTAGCTTTCGATCAAAAACCGCTGTGGAAACGCACCTCGATTGTTGCAGCAGGTCCTATCTTTAATTTCTTATTTGCTATCTTTGCTTATTGGCTAGTTTTTCTTATTGGTGTTCCGGTGGTTAAGCCTGTGATTGGTGAAATTACGCCCAATTCCATTGTTGCTGAAGCAGGAATTGAATCGGGAATGGAACTAAAAGCGATTTCGGGTATCAAAACTCCGGATTGGGAATCAGTCAATATGGGATTGATTTCTCACATTGGTGATGATTTGATGACGGTAACCGTCGCGTCAGATACTGAGATTGGCTCCGAGGAAACAAAAACACTCGACCTACGAAACTGGAAGTTTGATCCGGAAAACGAATCTGCGATGCACTCGCTTGGCTTTAAGCCCTTTACTCCGGAAATCTTCACGACCATTCAGCAGGTGACTGAAGGTGGGGCTGCTGAAAAAGCAGGCGTTCAACCAGGTGACGAGATCGCGACGATTGACGGTAAAACGGTTAAATCTTGGGATGATGTGGTAGCGGCAGTTCGAGCAAATCCAAATACCCCGATCGAGTTAACCGTCTTACGCGATGGTTACAAACAGTCATTAACTCTGACGCCTGACAGCCGGGAGCTGGGTAACAATCAGGTGATTGGCTTTGCTGGTGTCGCGCCTAAAGTCGCAGAATGGCCAGAAAGTTATCGCTTTGAATTGCAGTTTGGTGTATTCGAGTCAATTGGCAAAGCTATTGATAAAACGGGTCAAGTTGTCGGGCTCACCATTAGTATGCTGAAAAAGCTGATTGTCGGGGATGTTGGTCTTAACAATCTAAGCGGACCTATTTCAATTGCGAAAGGAGCCGGAGCGACAGCAGACTATGGTCTGGTCTACTTTTTAGGTTTTCTCGCTCTAATTAGTGTTAACCTAGGTATTATTAACCTCGTGCCGTTACCGATGTTGGATGGGGGGCATTTATTGTTTTTTGCAATTGAAGCGGTCATCCGACGCCCAGTTCCAGAACGAATTCAGGAAATGGGGTACAGAATTGGTGGTGCGATTATCTTCTCGCTCATGGCGTTAGCGCTATTTAATGATTTTACTCGTCTGTGA
- the frr gene encoding ribosome recycling factor: MINEIKKDAQERMDKSVEALKNNLAKVRTGRAHPSLLSGISVEYYGAATPLNQVANVVAEDARTLAITVFDKELTQKVEKAIMMSDLGLNPMSAGTIIRVPLPPLTEERRKDLVKIVRGEAEGGRVAVRNIRRDANNDLKALLKDKEISEDEDRKAQDEIQKLTDVAVKKIDDVLAAKEKELMEV; this comes from the coding sequence GTGATTAACGAAATCAAAAAAGACGCGCAAGAGCGCATGGACAAAAGCGTTGAAGCGCTAAAGAACAACCTGGCTAAAGTTCGTACTGGTCGTGCACACCCAAGCCTGCTATCAGGTATTTCTGTAGAGTACTACGGTGCGGCTACTCCGCTAAATCAGGTAGCTAACGTAGTTGCTGAAGACGCACGTACACTAGCAATCACTGTTTTCGACAAAGAACTTACTCAAAAAGTTGAAAAAGCGATCATGATGTCTGACCTTGGTCTGAACCCAATGTCAGCTGGTACTATCATTCGTGTTCCACTTCCACCGCTAACTGAAGAGCGTCGTAAAGACCTGGTTAAAATTGTACGTGGTGAAGCGGAAGGCGGCCGTGTTGCAGTACGTAACATCCGTCGTGACGCGAATAACGATCTAAAAGCACTTCTAAAAGATAAAGAAATCTCTGAAGATGAAGACCGTAAAGCACAAGATGAGATCCAAAAGCTGACTGACGTCGCTGTTAAGAAGATCGACGACGTTCTTGCTGCAAAAGAAAAAGAGTTGATGGAAGTTTAA
- the bamA gene encoding outer membrane protein assembly factor BamA, with product MAIKRILFASLLATSVSANGAENFVVQDIEIDGLQRVALGAALLKMPVRVGDSIDQGDVAEIIRALYASGNFEDVRVLRDGGVLIVQVKERPTIASISFSGNKAIKDEQLQENLNASGVREGEALDRTTLSNIEKGLEDFYYSVGKYNATVKAVVTPLPRNRSDLKFVFTEGVSAKIQQINFIGNEVFSDEELLSRFNLNVDVPWWNFLADEKYQKQVLAGDIEALKSYYLDRGYLKFNVDSTQVAISPDKKGVYITLGLEEGEVYTVKDVKFRGELIGQQDTFNNMVPFESNETYNGSLVTSMEEGIKRVLGESGYAYPQVNTIPEFDDENKQVSLVVNIDPGHRIYVRDIRFTGNNATKDEVLRREMRQMEGSWLNSKSIETGKTRLNRLGYFENVEVQTVRVPGSDDQVDLVYSVKEANSGSVNFGVGYGTESGVSFQVGLQQDNFLGSGNRVGINAMMNDYQKNVSLDYRDPYWNLDGVSLGGKIFYDEFEASEAGIVDYTNQSYGANLTWGFPFDELNRFEFGVGYTHNKIGNLSPYLQVEQFLRAQADNIDSDGSLNTNDFDINISWTRNNLNRGYFPTAGNHQRAFYKMTVPGSDVQYFKMQYDVRQYFPLTEKHEFSLLFRGRLGYGNGYGDTNGNDNLFPFYENYYAGGFTSLRGFGSNSVGPKAVYRDYSGSNNGADTVTDDAVGGNAVALASLELIVPTPFASDEVRSQIRTSVFFDMASVWDTEFDYRDSGAEYGDRYYYDYSDPTNFRSSYGAALQWMSPMGPLVFSLAKPVKKYDGDDEEFFTFTIGRTF from the coding sequence ATGGCGATTAAGCGAATTCTATTTGCAAGTTTACTGGCGACCAGTGTATCTGCAAATGGAGCAGAGAACTTCGTAGTTCAAGATATTGAAATCGATGGATTGCAACGTGTAGCACTAGGTGCTGCGTTGCTGAAAATGCCTGTACGTGTCGGTGATAGTATCGACCAGGGCGATGTTGCAGAGATTATCCGCGCACTGTACGCATCTGGTAACTTTGAAGATGTGAGAGTGCTGCGTGATGGTGGCGTGCTTATTGTTCAGGTAAAAGAGCGTCCGACAATTGCAAGCATCTCATTTTCTGGGAACAAAGCTATCAAGGATGAGCAGCTACAAGAAAACCTCAACGCTTCTGGCGTTCGCGAGGGTGAAGCGCTTGACCGAACTACGCTGAGTAACATCGAAAAAGGCCTGGAAGACTTTTACTATAGCGTTGGTAAATACAACGCGACAGTTAAAGCGGTTGTCACTCCACTACCGCGTAATCGTTCCGATCTTAAGTTTGTTTTTACCGAAGGTGTGTCGGCAAAAATTCAGCAAATCAACTTTATTGGCAATGAAGTCTTTTCAGACGAAGAGCTTCTGTCTCGCTTCAACTTAAACGTTGACGTGCCTTGGTGGAACTTCCTTGCTGATGAGAAATATCAAAAGCAGGTTCTTGCCGGCGATATCGAAGCGCTTAAGTCATATTACCTGGACCGCGGTTACCTCAAATTTAACGTTGATTCGACACAAGTAGCAATCTCCCCTGACAAAAAAGGGGTATACATTACCCTCGGTTTGGAAGAGGGTGAGGTGTATACCGTTAAGGATGTTAAGTTCCGTGGTGAACTGATTGGTCAACAAGACACGTTCAACAATATGGTGCCATTTGAGAGCAATGAAACTTACAACGGCTCACTAGTGACATCTATGGAAGAGGGCATTAAGCGTGTGCTGGGTGAATCTGGCTATGCATACCCTCAGGTAAACACCATTCCTGAATTTGATGATGAAAATAAACAGGTGTCGTTAGTCGTCAATATCGACCCTGGTCATCGTATTTACGTTCGTGATATCCGCTTCACCGGTAACAACGCGACCAAAGACGAAGTTTTGCGTCGTGAGATGCGTCAGATGGAAGGAAGCTGGCTGAATTCGAAGTCGATAGAAACTGGTAAAACGCGTCTGAATCGTCTTGGTTACTTCGAAAATGTAGAAGTACAGACCGTTCGTGTGCCGGGTAGTGATGACCAAGTTGATTTGGTTTACTCGGTCAAAGAGGCGAACTCAGGTAGCGTGAACTTTGGTGTCGGCTATGGTACCGAGTCGGGTGTCAGTTTCCAGGTTGGTCTGCAGCAAGATAACTTCTTAGGAAGCGGTAATCGTGTTGGTATTAACGCGATGATGAACGATTACCAAAAGAACGTTAGTTTAGATTACCGGGATCCGTACTGGAACCTTGATGGCGTGAGTTTAGGCGGCAAGATCTTCTATGATGAGTTTGAAGCTTCTGAAGCAGGTATTGTTGACTACACCAACCAAAGCTACGGCGCAAACCTGACATGGGGTTTCCCTTTTGATGAACTGAACCGATTTGAGTTTGGTGTTGGTTATACCCATAACAAGATCGGTAACTTATCACCTTACCTTCAGGTAGAGCAGTTCTTAAGAGCGCAAGCAGATAATATTGATTCTGATGGGTCGTTGAATACTAATGATTTTGACATCAACATCTCTTGGACTCGTAATAACCTGAACCGTGGTTACTTCCCTACTGCGGGTAACCACCAGCGTGCTTTTTATAAGATGACGGTTCCGGGTTCAGACGTTCAGTATTTCAAAATGCAATACGATGTTCGTCAGTACTTCCCACTTACCGAAAAGCATGAGTTCTCACTATTGTTCCGTGGTCGCTTAGGCTATGGTAACGGTTACGGTGATACAAATGGTAACGACAACTTGTTCCCATTCTACGAAAACTACTACGCAGGTGGCTTTACATCATTACGTGGTTTTGGCTCTAACTCGGTAGGTCCGAAAGCGGTATACCGTGACTACTCAGGCTCGAACAACGGTGCTGATACGGTAACAGATGATGCTGTAGGTGGTAACGCGGTAGCGCTTGCGAGTCTTGAACTGATTGTTCCAACTCCATTTGCTTCGGATGAGGTTCGCAGCCAAATTCGTACCAGTGTCTTCTTTGATATGGCAAGTGTCTGGGATACCGAATTTGACTACCGTGACTCAGGTGCGGAGTATGGTGACCGTTATTACTACGATTACTCAGATCCAACCAACTTCCGCTCTTCTTACGGTGCGGCGTTGCAGTGGATGTCTCCAATGGGGCCGTTAGTATTCTCACTAGCGAAACCAGTTAAGAAATACGATGGCGATGATGAAGAATTCTTCACGTTTACTATCGGTCGAACCTTCTAA
- the lpxD gene encoding UDP-3-O-(3-hydroxymyristoyl)glucosamine N-acyltransferase, which yields MKTLTLAELATVTGGEIFGDDSLSVNRVAPMDKAQEGDVTFLSNPKYAKHLSECKATVIMVKAEHKDQCPGNALVVADPYVAFARVVQAMDTTPQPAEDIAPTAVIAADVKMGQNVSVGANAVIETGVELGDNVSIGAGCFIGKNAKLGNNTKLWANVTIYHEVSLGDDCLVQSGTVIGSDGFGYANEKGEWIKIPQLGSVRIGNRVEIGASTTIDRGALEDTIIEDNVVLDNQIQIAHNVHIGYGTVMPGGTIVAGSTTIGKYCQIGGASVINGHITIADGVAITGMSMVMRSIEEKGVYSSGIPLQTNKEWRKTAARVHRIEEMNKRLKAVEKLLEPKEGI from the coding sequence ATGAAGACATTAACATTAGCCGAGTTGGCAACAGTTACTGGCGGTGAAATCTTTGGTGATGACTCGCTGTCTGTAAACCGAGTTGCTCCGATGGATAAAGCGCAAGAAGGTGATGTGACCTTCTTGTCTAATCCTAAATACGCCAAACACTTATCTGAGTGTAAAGCGACAGTCATCATGGTGAAGGCCGAACATAAAGATCAATGCCCCGGCAACGCGCTTGTCGTAGCCGATCCTTATGTTGCATTTGCTCGCGTTGTTCAGGCAATGGACACGACTCCTCAACCTGCTGAAGATATTGCACCCACTGCGGTTATCGCAGCAGATGTGAAGATGGGTCAAAACGTATCAGTTGGCGCGAATGCTGTCATTGAAACGGGTGTCGAGCTTGGTGATAACGTAAGTATTGGCGCTGGTTGCTTTATTGGTAAGAATGCGAAGCTGGGTAATAACACTAAGCTTTGGGCTAATGTGACCATCTATCATGAAGTCTCTCTGGGCGATGATTGCCTGGTTCAGTCTGGTACGGTTATTGGCTCTGACGGTTTTGGCTACGCAAATGAAAAAGGCGAATGGATTAAGATTCCCCAGCTTGGCTCTGTACGTATCGGAAACCGTGTTGAGATCGGCGCATCGACGACGATTGACCGCGGAGCACTAGAAGATACGATTATTGAAGACAATGTCGTTCTTGATAACCAGATTCAAATCGCGCACAACGTTCACATCGGATATGGTACCGTCATGCCTGGTGGTACTATTGTCGCCGGCAGTACTACCATTGGTAAGTACTGTCAGATCGGCGGCGCGTCGGTTATTAACGGTCACATCACCATAGCAGATGGTGTTGCGATCACCGGTATGAGCATGGTAATGCGTAGTATCGAAGAAAAAGGTGTTTATTCATCGGGTATTCCTTTACAGACGAACAAAGAGTGGCGTAAAACTGCGGCTCGCGTTCACCGTATTGAAGAGATGAATAAGCGTCTTAAGGCAGTAGAGAAGCTGCTGGAGCCGAAAGAAGGCATTTAG